One region of Cucurbita pepo subsp. pepo cultivar mu-cu-16 chromosome LG03, ASM280686v2, whole genome shotgun sequence genomic DNA includes:
- the LOC111790329 gene encoding protein ALTERED XYLOGLUCAN 4-like: protein MRFSNSHLAKKSNPNRNLQRERWSWFGPLLWSFLGMTAIVTFFFFFFITPRNPFLVLSPKLLKEKQRCNLFKGHWVKEARGAGMYTNWSCPTIPESKNCFKQGRKDMDFVNWRWKPDECELPRFDPTAFLHLLRGKKLAFIGDSVSRNHMESLLCILSQVETPQDVYKDSEDRFRRWYFPKTELTLIMLWTKFLVAGKERVANGTGTGVFDLQLDKLDDGWIRHLPDIDYAIISSGHWFFRPLYLHEGTNIIDCVYCNDPNITTHNPDFALKMALRVAFKYINDCKSCGKLVTFVRTFSPAHFEDGIWNTGGYCNRTSPLSAKEIDLESFDWKLRDIQIEEMEKANREGETTIGRRFKAIDVTIAMMMRGDGHPGEFWGNKWMRGYNDCVHWCMPGPIDAWSDLLMAVMRK from the exons ATGAGATTCTCAAACTCTCATTTGGCAAAGAAATCCAATCCTAATCGCAATTTGCAGAGGGAGAGATGGAGTTGGTTTGGTCCTCTGTTATGGTCATTCTTAGGAATGACCGCCATTgttactttcttcttcttcttcttcattactCCTCGAAACCCATTTCTAGTTCTTAGTCCAAAGCTTCTGAAAG AGAAACAGAGGTGCAATTTATTCAAAGGGCATTGGGTAAAGGAGGCAAGAGGGGCGGGGATGTACACCAATTGGAGCTGCCCCACCATTCCAGAATCAAAAAATTGCTTCAAACAGGGGAGAAAGGATATGGATTTTGTGAACTGGAGATGGAAGCCAGATGAATGCGAGCTCCCTCGGTTTGATCCAACGGcgtttcttcatcttcttcgtgGAAAGAAACTCGCATTTATCGGCGACTCTGTTTCCAGAAATCACATGGAATCTCTTCTCTGCATCTTATCACAG GTAGAAACTCCACAAGATGTTTACAAAGACTCTGAGGATAGGTTTAGAAGATGGTATTTTCCAAAGACTGAGCTCACCCTCATCATGCTTTGGACTAAATTCCTTGTTGCTGGGAAGGAGAGAGTTGCGAACGGAACAGGAACGGGCGTTTTCGACCTGCAACTCGACAAGCTCGACGATGGCTGGATACGACACCTACCCGATATTGACTACGCGATTATCTCCAGCGGCCATTGGTTCTTTCGACCGTTGTACTTGCATGAAGGAACCAACATCATCGACTGTGTCTACTGCAACGATCCAAATATCACAACTCACAATCCCGACTTTGCCTTGAAAATGGCTTTGCGAGTTGCTTTTAAGTACATCAATGATTGCAAGAGTTGCGGTAAGTTGGTAACATTTGTAAGGACGTTCTCGCCCGCCCATTTTGAGGATGGGATTTGGAATACAGGTGGGTACT GCAATAGAACGAGCCCGTTGAGTGCGAAAGAGATTGATTTAGAGAGCTTTGATTGGAAGCTAAGGGATATTCAAATAGAGGAGATGGAAAAGGCGAACCGAGAAGGGGAGACGACGATAGGGAGGAGATTCAAGGCGATCGACGTGACGATAGCTATGATGATGAGAGGGGACGGGCACCCGGGGGAGTTTTGGGGTAACAAATGGATGAGAGGGTACAATGACTGTGTGCATTGGTGCATGCCAGGCCCCATTGATGCTTGGAGTGATTTGTTGATGGCAGTCATGAGAAAGTAG